One window of Artemia franciscana chromosome 16, ASM3288406v1, whole genome shotgun sequence genomic DNA carries:
- the LOC136037026 gene encoding shematrin-like protein 2: protein MKVLIFLGLFAIAFCAPAEEKQEAAEIEGSESFLPSYGFGYGAGLGYGYGGLYGAYGAGISRSLYSPYYGGYGYGAGLRYW from the exons ATGAAAGTTCTT ATTTTCCTTGGTCTTTTCGCCATTGCATTCTGCGCACCAGCAGAAGAAAAACAGGAGGCTGCAGAAATTGAAGGAAGTGAATCCTTCCTTCCAAGTTATGGTTTTGGCTATGGCGCTGGACTAGGCTATGGCTATGGTGGACTCTATGGAGCCTATGGAGCTGGCATTTCCAGGAGCCTATACAGTCCATATTATGGTGGATACGGCTATGGTGCTGGTTTACGCTACTGGTGA
- the LOC136037025 gene encoding keratin-associated protein 19-2-like translates to MMKILVVLGLFTIAFCAPAEEKQETADIQGSESFLPSYGFGYGAGLGYGYGGLYGGYGAGISGGLYRPFYGGLGYGAGLRYW, encoded by the exons atgatgaaaatactT GTCGTCCTTGGTCTTTTCACCATTGCCTTCTGTGCACCAgcagaagaaaaacaagagaCTGCAGACATTCAAGGAAGTGAATCATTCCTTCCGAGTTACGGTTTCGGCTATGGTGCCGGACTTGGTTACGGTTATGGCGGGCTCTATGGAGGTTATGGTGCGGGAATCTCCGGAGGCCTCTATCGTCCCTTTTATGGTGGACTCGGCTATGGTGCTGGTCTGCGTTACTGGTGA